The following are encoded in a window of Ruminiclostridium herbifermentans genomic DNA:
- a CDS encoding methyl-accepting chemotaxis protein — MSKNSNNTILLQNEIEANKFAALVMLCTNVVVIFAFFVNLMGIFAVDRGTMAIVTITSIVLLSLPFIVVILLKQQGLWVKYLIVTAAILMVSITILVLKQFAIVLFAYPLAIASLFFSTKLSWYTSVLSILLYSISQILSLNTVGVIDRNYMDMRSMMKYGVMPRAFQLIMISFIFIMLSKRTRAMLGNMMGAKEQEEIINKMMKVTQKSTEVSNALSASVSSLSIMTESTARSNEDIAEKTSKIAEGSRNSIKSMEEATLAVTNMSENLHKISEESKQIGILSNQVKNLTVDNERVLGSAAEKMEAIAEATKHSKAIISQLEQRSSKISGFVEIISQISSQTNLLALNAAIESARAGEQGKGFAVVAQEIRNLAEGSKQAAKDISAIIQEVIEDTKNAVCSMDNGSILVDNGLKVIEEARTSFTKVADANKEMNDKLIIVEEDTKEAAKHGEKMVDLVIDVKNINENSLKDIELIAAAIEQLVSSMQEVDSSVEDIQSMSKELLDITQN; from the coding sequence ATGAGCAAGAACAGTAATAATACAATTTTATTACAGAACGAAATAGAGGCTAATAAGTTTGCCGCACTTGTTATGCTCTGTACAAATGTAGTTGTTATATTTGCTTTTTTTGTAAACTTGATGGGGATATTTGCAGTAGATAGAGGCACAATGGCAATTGTAACAATTACATCCATAGTGTTATTGTCTTTACCATTTATTGTTGTAATTCTGCTTAAACAACAGGGGTTATGGGTTAAATATTTAATTGTAACAGCAGCAATACTTATGGTAAGTATAACCATATTAGTTTTAAAACAATTTGCAATTGTACTATTTGCATATCCATTAGCAATAGCAAGTTTATTTTTTTCAACAAAACTTAGCTGGTATACGTCAGTACTTTCCATTTTACTATATTCAATTTCACAAATTTTATCACTAAATACAGTAGGTGTTATTGATAGGAATTATATGGATATGAGAAGTATGATGAAATATGGAGTTATGCCAAGAGCATTTCAATTAATAATGATATCTTTTATCTTTATTATGCTGTCAAAAAGAACCCGTGCGATGCTGGGAAATATGATGGGGGCTAAGGAACAAGAAGAAATAATTAACAAAATGATGAAGGTCACTCAAAAATCCACAGAGGTGTCTAATGCTTTATCTGCCTCTGTTTCAAGTCTATCAATAATGACAGAAAGTACTGCAAGGTCAAATGAAGATATAGCTGAAAAGACCTCTAAGATTGCTGAAGGGTCAAGAAATTCTATAAAGAGTATGGAAGAAGCAACTTTGGCAGTAACAAATATGTCTGAAAACTTACATAAAATATCAGAAGAAAGCAAACAAATAGGGATTCTATCAAATCAAGTAAAGAACCTGACGGTTGATAATGAAAGAGTTCTAGGTAGTGCAGCAGAGAAAATGGAGGCTATAGCAGAGGCTACTAAGCATAGCAAGGCTATTATTAGTCAACTTGAACAGAGATCCAGTAAGATATCGGGATTTGTAGAGATAATTTCTCAGATATCTTCACAAACTAATTTACTTGCACTGAATGCAGCTATTGAATCAGCCAGAGCTGGTGAACAGGGAAAAGGCTTCGCAGTAGTAGCACAAGAAATTCGAAATTTGGCAGAGGGTTCAAAACAAGCGGCAAAGGACATTTCTGCAATAATACAAGAGGTAATAGAGGATACGAAAAATGCAGTGTGCTCCATGGACAACGGCTCCATACTGGTAGATAATGGGCTTAAAGTTATAGAAGAGGCAAGAACTTCTTTTACAAAGGTTGCTGATGCTAATAAAGAAATGAATGACAAACTTATTATAGTTGAAGAAGATACAAAAGAAGCCGCTAAGCATGGAGAGAAAATGGTAGATTTAGTTATTGATGTTAAAAATATAAATGAGAATTCACTCAAAGATATCGAATTAATTGCGGCTGCCATTGAGCAATTGGTTTCATCAATGCAAGAGGTTGATTCATCTGTTGAAGATATTCAGAGTATGTCTAAGGAATTACTCGATATTACACAGAATTAA
- a CDS encoding anaerobic ribonucleoside triphosphate reductase — translation MITKIRKRDGREVPFNIEKIANAIFKAANAAGEEDYSIALVLAEKVAEQLDKNPDKKVPGVEEIQNIVEKVLIEEGYAKPAKEYILYRAERTRIREMNTRLMKVYEDLTFKEAKDNDKKRENANIDGDTAMGTMLRYGSEGAKQFNEMFVLKPEHSRAHKNGDIHIHDLDFLSLTTTCCQIDIEKLFKGGFCTGHGYLREPNDIQSYSSLACIAIQSNQNDQHGGQSIPNFDYGLAPGVSKTYIKLYRRNLIKILEWTLQDLDIGAEINSIFEEINNKEGILPALGRMEEYIGIEQQYLGRIIDDKSVVIKAQEFAIKKAEIETNNSTYQAMEAFVHNLNTMHSRAGAQVPFSSINYGMDTSAEGRMVIKNLLLATEAGLGDSETPIFPVQIFKVKDGINYNEGDPNYDLFKLACKVSAKRLFPNFSFLDAPFNLKYYKPGHPETEIAYMGCRTRVIGNVYDTSREIINGRGNLSFTTINLPRIAIKNKDNIAAFYEELDKKINLVIDQLLERFEIQARKKVKNYPFMMGQGIWIDSDKLGWEDEVRDVIKHGTLSMGFIGLAECLTALTGKHHGESEESQKLGLEIIRYMRKRMDEASKKYGMNFTLLATPAEGLSGRFINKDRDIFGVIKGITDKEYYTNSFHIPVYFPIGAFNKIRLEAPYHELTNAGHITYVEVDGDPTQNLEAFEKIIRCMKESGIGYGAINHPVDRDPVCGYTGIIGDECPKCGRAEGNTSFERIRRITGYLVGTLDRFNDAKKAEERDRVKHC, via the coding sequence ATGATAACAAAAATTAGGAAAAGAGATGGCAGAGAAGTACCCTTTAATATTGAGAAGATTGCCAATGCCATATTTAAAGCTGCAAATGCTGCAGGGGAGGAAGATTATTCAATTGCATTAGTTTTGGCTGAAAAGGTGGCTGAGCAGCTAGATAAAAATCCAGATAAAAAAGTACCTGGTGTTGAGGAAATCCAGAATATTGTTGAAAAAGTTTTAATTGAAGAGGGTTATGCAAAGCCTGCAAAAGAATATATTCTTTACAGAGCGGAAAGAACCCGTATAAGAGAGATGAATACCCGTCTTATGAAGGTTTATGAGGACTTGACCTTTAAAGAAGCAAAAGACAATGACAAAAAGCGTGAAAATGCAAATATCGATGGAGACACAGCAATGGGAACTATGCTTAGATATGGTTCTGAGGGCGCTAAACAGTTTAATGAGATGTTTGTGTTGAAGCCAGAACATTCAAGAGCCCATAAGAATGGGGACATTCATATACATGATCTGGACTTCCTTTCATTAACCACTACATGCTGCCAGATAGATATAGAGAAGCTTTTCAAAGGAGGCTTTTGTACTGGGCATGGATATTTAAGGGAACCAAATGATATTCAAAGCTATTCATCACTTGCTTGTATTGCCATACAGTCTAATCAGAACGATCAACATGGCGGGCAGAGTATTCCTAATTTTGACTACGGGCTGGCTCCAGGAGTATCAAAAACATATATAAAGCTATATAGACGTAATTTAATAAAGATATTAGAATGGACTTTACAGGATTTAGATATTGGAGCAGAGATAAATAGCATTTTTGAGGAAATAAATAATAAAGAAGGTATATTACCTGCTCTTGGAAGAATGGAAGAATATATAGGTATTGAACAGCAATATTTAGGCAGAATTATTGATGATAAGTCTGTTGTTATAAAAGCACAAGAGTTTGCTATAAAAAAAGCAGAAATAGAAACTAATAATAGTACATATCAGGCAATGGAGGCTTTCGTACATAATCTTAACACAATGCATAGCAGAGCTGGTGCTCAGGTGCCGTTTAGTTCAATAAATTATGGAATGGACACATCTGCAGAAGGAAGAATGGTTATAAAGAATCTGTTACTTGCAACTGAAGCAGGATTAGGAGATAGTGAAACTCCAATATTTCCAGTACAGATTTTTAAAGTAAAGGATGGAATAAATTATAATGAGGGAGACCCAAATTATGATTTATTTAAGCTGGCTTGCAAAGTAAGTGCTAAAAGATTATTCCCTAATTTTTCTTTTTTAGATGCACCCTTTAATTTAAAATATTATAAGCCAGGACATCCCGAAACGGAAATAGCATATATGGGCTGTAGGACAAGAGTTATAGGTAATGTTTATGATACTTCTAGAGAAATAATCAACGGGAGAGGGAATTTGAGTTTTACTACAATTAATCTTCCTAGAATTGCTATAAAGAATAAAGATAACATTGCTGCTTTTTATGAAGAACTTGACAAGAAAATAAATCTTGTTATAGATCAACTTCTTGAACGCTTTGAAATACAGGCACGAAAGAAAGTTAAAAACTATCCCTTTATGATGGGGCAGGGAATATGGATTGATTCTGATAAGCTAGGCTGGGAGGATGAAGTTAGAGATGTTATTAAGCACGGTACGCTATCAATGGGCTTTATTGGTCTCGCAGAATGCTTGACGGCTTTAACAGGAAAACATCATGGAGAATCTGAAGAATCGCAAAAATTAGGACTTGAAATTATTAGATATATGAGAAAGCGCATGGATGAGGCAAGCAAAAAATATGGAATGAATTTTACTCTTTTAGCAACACCAGCAGAAGGGCTTTCAGGACGTTTTATTAACAAAGACAGAGATATATTTGGAGTAATTAAGGGAATAACAGATAAGGAATATTATACAAACAGTTTTCATATTCCTGTATACTTTCCTATTGGAGCATTTAACAAAATAAGGCTGGAGGCACCTTATCATGAACTTACAAATGCTGGGCACATAACATATGTAGAGGTTGATGGAGACCCTACGCAGAACTTAGAAGCCTTTGAGAAAATCATTCGCTGCATGAAAGAATCAGGAATAGGCTACGGCGCTATAAATCATCCAGTTGACCGTGACCCTGTTTGTGGATACACAGGTATAATTGGAGATGAATGCCCAAAATGCGGCAGAGCAGAAGGAAATACAAGTTTTGAAAGAATTAGGCGTATAACAGGCTATTTAGTAGGAACCCTTGACCGCTTTAATGACGCTAAAAAAGCTGAGGAGAGAGACAGGGTTAAGCACTGTTAG
- a CDS encoding cob(I)yrinic acid a,c-diamide adenosyltransferase — translation MDGLVHIYTGNGKGKTTTAIGLGIRAAGSGMKVLMVQFCKGSSTNEENTIDKLKPDFEIYKYKQICKFVWQMTPEEKKQMEEYTLHLFNYAMDSSKNKDMIILDEIMAAITNGFIDMKLVVEFIKNKPSHLELVLTGRNAPKELIDLADYVSEINPVKHPMDSGIMARKGIEF, via the coding sequence ATGGATGGACTAGTTCATATATATACGGGTAATGGAAAGGGAAAAACTACTACAGCTATTGGTCTTGGAATAAGGGCTGCAGGAAGTGGCATGAAGGTATTAATGGTTCAGTTCTGTAAAGGAAGTTCAACGAATGAGGAGAACACAATAGACAAGTTAAAGCCTGATTTTGAGATTTATAAATATAAACAAATATGCAAATTTGTATGGCAGATGACTCCTGAAGAAAAAAAGCAAATGGAGGAGTACACGCTGCATTTGTTTAATTACGCTATGGACAGTTCAAAGAATAAGGACATGATTATTTTGGATGAAATTATGGCTGCAATAACAAATGGCTTTATAGATATGAAACTAGTTGTTGAGTTTATAAAAAACAAGCCTTCTCACCTTGAATTAGTGCTCACTGGAAGAAATGCACCTAAGGAACTAATTGACTTGGCAGACTACGTGTCAGAAATAAACCCTGTAAAGCATCCTATGGATTCAGGTATAATGGCTAGAAAAGGAATTGAATTTTAA
- a CDS encoding YibE/F family protein, with amino-acid sequence MSNIKPVKSLLSKNTLIYIITIVVSIVLLVLGNKITTRNLSLLKGMEGVTAEKAQVIKIIKIKSVQYNLGGEDLEEGKEIVFSAEILSGEHKSQQVTAVQTTDPFTGIPLKYVEAGDKVVLYRLDNQDSEYDYVLGEYLRTNLLIVLSIVFFLLLILFGRFKGFNTILSLIFTGIAIFAVFIPAVLQGFNIYFWSIITCVFIIIMSLLIIYGANKKSLAAGIGCIVGILISGILTLIMNKALHLTGLVNEESLYIIRMNSQNPIDLKAIIFAAIIIGAVGAIMDMSMSLASALSELHEKLEYSPFTLLVKSGMAIGRDMMGTMTNTLILAYIGSSLSAVLLLVSYNSSLLELLNKEIIVVEVLQALVGSIGILFTIPLTSVVCGYLYSERVKSESKKDFLEEYSNSNDEYTDGWK; translated from the coding sequence ATGTCTAACATAAAGCCAGTAAAATCATTATTAAGCAAAAATACATTAATATATATAATCACTATTGTTGTTTCTATAGTTCTTTTGGTGTTAGGAAATAAAATAACTACAAGGAACTTATCTCTATTAAAAGGGATGGAAGGAGTTACTGCTGAAAAGGCCCAAGTAATAAAAATTATAAAAATTAAGTCTGTACAGTATAATTTGGGCGGCGAAGATCTAGAAGAAGGTAAAGAAATTGTCTTTTCAGCAGAGATACTATCTGGAGAACATAAATCTCAACAGGTAACTGCTGTTCAAACAACAGACCCTTTTACAGGCATTCCATTAAAATATGTTGAAGCCGGAGACAAAGTCGTTTTATATAGACTAGATAATCAAGATTCTGAATACGATTATGTATTAGGAGAATACTTGAGGACAAATTTATTGATAGTTCTAAGTATTGTCTTCTTCCTATTGCTTATATTATTTGGACGTTTTAAGGGCTTTAACACTATACTATCCTTAATATTTACTGGTATTGCAATTTTTGCTGTTTTTATTCCTGCCGTATTACAGGGCTTTAACATTTATTTTTGGTCAATAATAACCTGTGTATTTATAATAATTATGTCACTACTAATAATATATGGTGCAAATAAAAAAAGCTTGGCAGCTGGTATTGGCTGTATTGTTGGAATATTAATATCTGGAATTTTAACATTAATTATGAACAAAGCTTTGCATCTTACAGGACTGGTAAATGAAGAGTCCTTATATATAATTCGTATGAATAGCCAAAATCCAATAGATTTAAAAGCAATCATATTTGCAGCCATAATTATAGGTGCAGTGGGAGCAATTATGGATATGTCTATGTCTCTTGCCTCAGCTCTTTCAGAACTCCATGAAAAACTGGAATACTCACCCTTTACTCTTCTTGTGAAGTCTGGAATGGCAATAGGAAGAGACATGATGGGAACTATGACTAACACCTTAATACTGGCATATATTGGAAGTTCGCTTTCGGCTGTTCTCCTTCTAGTTTCATATAATAGTTCCTTGCTGGAACTTCTTAACAAAGAAATTATAGTAGTAGAAGTTCTTCAAGCTCTTGTTGGAAGTATTGGAATACTATTTACAATACCTCTGACTTCTGTGGTTTGCGGATATCTGTATTCCGAAAGAGTAAAATCAGAAAGTAAAAAAGATTTCTTAGAAGAATATTCTAATTCAAATGATGAATATACTGATGGTTGGAAGTAA
- a CDS encoding metal-dependent transcriptional regulator encodes MKIQESAEMYLETIFVLSKKNNCVRSIDIASELDYKKSSVSVAMKNLREHGYIKVDGDGFITLTDEGIKVAQTMFERHTLLSDCLILLGVAKEIAIEDACRIEHVISAESFEAIKKHVNERLRK; translated from the coding sequence TTGAAAATACAAGAATCTGCCGAGATGTACCTAGAAACAATTTTTGTTTTAAGTAAAAAAAATAATTGTGTCAGATCAATTGATATTGCTTCGGAACTTGACTATAAGAAGTCTAGTGTTAGCGTGGCTATGAAGAATTTAAGAGAACATGGATATATTAAGGTTGACGGCGATGGATTTATTACTCTGACCGATGAGGGAATAAAGGTTGCACAGACAATGTTTGAGAGGCATACACTGTTGTCTGACTGTTTGATTTTGCTTGGAGTTGCAAAGGAAATTGCTATTGAAGATGCATGCAGAATCGAGCATGTAATAAGTGCAGAAAGCTTTGAGGCAATAAAAAAGCATGTTAATGAGAGATTAAGAAAGTAG
- a CDS encoding FeoA family protein, translated as MPLVFAKAGEVNKIKKIGGKDETKNFLNKLGFIEGGEIIVITENAGNLIVNVKDTRVAISKEMANRIII; from the coding sequence ATGCCCTTAGTATTTGCGAAAGCAGGAGAAGTAAATAAAATTAAAAAAATTGGCGGAAAAGATGAAACAAAGAATTTTCTTAATAAACTGGGATTTATAGAAGGTGGAGAAATTATTGTTATTACTGAAAATGCAGGGAATTTGATTGTAAATGTCAAGGATACACGTGTGGCCATCAGCAAGGAAATGGCTAATAGAATTATTATTTAG
- a CDS encoding FeoA family protein: MNTLKEVKTGQTVIVKKLHGEGATKRRIMDMGITKGVEVNIRKVAPLGDPIEVNVRGYELSIRKADAEMIEVQFA; this comes from the coding sequence ATGAATACTCTCAAGGAAGTTAAGACAGGACAGACTGTAATTGTAAAAAAGCTTCATGGTGAAGGGGCTACAAAGCGCAGAATCATGGATATGGGAATTACAAAAGGTGTTGAAGTTAATATTCGTAAGGTAGCACCTCTTGGAGACCCTATTGAAGTCAATGTACGCGGTTATGAATTATCTATACGTAAGGCTGATGCTGAAATGATTGAAGTTCAATTTGCATAA
- the feoB gene encoding ferrous iron transport protein B, translating to MSIKIALAGNPNSGKTTLFNALTGSNQFVGNWPGVTVEKKEGKLKNNKDVIITDLPGIYSLSPYTLEEVVARNYLINERPDAILNIIDGTNLERNLYLTTQLIEIGIPVVVAINMMDIVNKNGDKLNLKQLSKVLGCQVVEISALKSMGIMEAAEAAINAAQQNSMPILGHSFSGSVEHTIAHIEEAVLHHLPEHQQRWYAIKLFERDEKVIHALNIDKKTLSHIEDDITKCERELDDDAESIITNERYTYISSIIGSCYTKKSKDRLTTTDKIDRIVTNRWLALPIFAVVMFLVYFISVTTIGTILTDWTNDVLFGEWIAPTVAAALESVGTAVWLQGLIVDGIIGGVGAVLGFVPQMLVLFTLLAFLESCGYMARIAFILDRIFRKFGLSGKSFIPMLVGTGCGVPGIMASRTIENDRDRKMTIITTTFIPCGAKLPIIALIAGALFGGAWWVAPSAYFVGIAAIIMSGIILKKTKVFSGNPAPFVMELPAYHMPTFGNLMRSMWERGWSFIKKAGTVILLSTIVIWFASNFGIVDGRFMMVEDLSHGFLAVLGSIIAPIFAPLGFGNWQATVATITGLVAKENVVGTFGVLYGFAEVAEDGVEIWGTLAASFTAISAYAFLVFNLICAPCFAAIGAIKREMNSAKWTWFAIGYQTLFAYAIALCIFQIGKLITEGAFGVGTVVAFAVIAFFLFALFKPYKEESKTLNTKAVVQNM from the coding sequence ATGTCTATTAAAATTGCACTTGCCGGAAACCCTAACAGTGGCAAGACTACATTATTTAATGCTTTGACAGGTTCAAACCAATTTGTTGGAAACTGGCCAGGTGTTACGGTTGAAAAAAAAGAAGGGAAACTGAAAAATAATAAAGATGTAATTATTACTGATTTGCCAGGTATATACTCTCTTTCACCATATACTCTTGAGGAAGTAGTTGCAAGAAACTATTTGATAAACGAGAGGCCTGATGCCATTTTAAATATTATTGATGGTACAAATCTAGAGCGTAATTTGTATCTCACAACACAATTGATTGAAATAGGAATCCCTGTTGTTGTTGCTATTAATATGATGGATATTGTCAATAAAAATGGTGATAAGCTAAACTTGAAGCAGCTTTCTAAGGTGCTTGGCTGCCAAGTTGTAGAAATATCTGCACTAAAATCAATGGGAATAATGGAGGCTGCAGAGGCTGCGATTAATGCGGCACAGCAAAATAGTATGCCAATTCTAGGGCATAGCTTTAGCGGAAGTGTAGAACATACCATTGCTCATATTGAAGAAGCAGTTCTTCATCACTTACCTGAGCACCAACAGCGTTGGTATGCCATAAAACTGTTTGAACGTGATGAGAAGGTAATACATGCGTTAAATATTGACAAAAAAACTCTTTCTCATATTGAGGATGATATTACAAAATGTGAAAGGGAGCTAGATGATGATGCAGAAAGTATTATAACTAATGAAAGGTATACATACATTTCATCAATTATCGGCAGCTGTTATACGAAAAAAAGCAAAGACAGACTAACTACAACAGACAAAATTGACAGGATCGTTACAAACCGTTGGCTGGCACTTCCAATCTTTGCAGTTGTTATGTTCCTTGTATACTTTATTTCTGTTACAACAATTGGTACTATTCTGACAGACTGGACAAATGATGTTTTGTTCGGAGAATGGATTGCACCAACTGTAGCTGCAGCTCTTGAGTCAGTTGGCACTGCAGTCTGGTTACAAGGGCTGATTGTTGATGGTATTATTGGCGGTGTTGGTGCTGTACTTGGATTTGTACCGCAGATGCTTGTATTATTTACTTTGCTTGCATTTCTTGAATCCTGCGGATACATGGCTCGTATTGCATTTATATTGGATAGAATTTTCCGTAAGTTTGGTCTTTCAGGTAAATCATTTATTCCTATGCTTGTTGGAACAGGATGTGGTGTTCCCGGTATTATGGCATCAAGAACTATAGAAAATGACCGTGATCGCAAAATGACAATTATTACTACTACGTTTATTCCTTGTGGTGCTAAGCTGCCTATTATTGCTCTTATTGCGGGTGCACTGTTTGGAGGTGCCTGGTGGGTCGCGCCAAGTGCATACTTTGTAGGAATAGCAGCTATTATAATGTCTGGCATTATACTTAAAAAGACTAAAGTATTTAGTGGTAATCCTGCACCATTTGTTATGGAATTGCCTGCATATCATATGCCTACCTTTGGAAATTTAATGCGCTCTATGTGGGAGCGTGGCTGGTCTTTTATTAAAAAAGCAGGAACAGTTATATTACTTTCAACAATAGTAATTTGGTTTGCTTCTAATTTTGGAATAGTAGATGGAAGGTTTATGATGGTAGAAGATTTGAGCCATGGATTCCTTGCTGTATTAGGCAGTATAATTGCTCCAATTTTCGCTCCTCTCGGATTTGGAAATTGGCAGGCAACAGTGGCAACTATTACTGGGTTAGTTGCAAAAGAAAATGTTGTTGGTACATTTGGTGTTCTATATGGCTTTGCGGAAGTAGCAGAAGATGGTGTAGAAATCTGGGGCACTCTTGCTGCAAGCTTTACAGCAATTTCAGCATACGCCTTCCTTGTATTTAACCTCATTTGTGCTCCTTGTTTTGCAGCTATAGGAGCAATTAAGCGTGAGATGAATTCAGCAAAATGGACTTGGTTTGCTATAGGATATCAGACATTATTTGCTTATGCAATTGCACTTTGCATATTCCAAATTGGGAAATTGATTACTGAAGGTGCATTTGGCGTTGGTACTGTTGTGGCATTTGCGGTTATTGCATTTTTCTTATTTGCTTTATTTAAGCCATATAAAGAGGAAAGCAAAACTCTAAATACAAAAGCGGTAGTTCAAAACATGTAA
- a CDS encoding FeoB-associated Cys-rich membrane protein, with amino-acid sequence MLAFLKENLATIIISAVILTAVVLIIIKMRKDKKAGKSCSGCGSGCGSCPSSSMCHK; translated from the coding sequence ATGTTAGCTTTTTTAAAAGAAAATTTAGCCACTATTATTATAAGTGCAGTAATCTTAACAGCAGTTGTGCTTATTATAATTAAAATGAGAAAGGACAAGAAGGCTGGTAAGTCTTGTTCTGGCTGTGGCAGCGGATGTGGAAGCTGCCCAAGTTCTTCAATGTGTCATAAATAA
- a CDS encoding FeoA family protein has translation MTLSKLPIGKNAVITKVGGEGPLRLRLLDMGIIPKTKIIIRSVAPLGDPIEIRIRDYTLTIRMEDAEKIEVEPLEEEAI, from the coding sequence ATGACACTAAGTAAATTGCCTATTGGAAAGAATGCTGTTATTACAAAGGTTGGCGGCGAGGGCCCTTTGAGACTTAGACTTTTAGATATGGGTATTATTCCCAAAACAAAAATTATAATTCGCTCTGTCGCTCCTTTGGGAGATCCTATTGAAATAAGAATACGAGATTATACTCTTACAATTCGAATGGAAGATGCTGAAAAAATAGAAGTTGAACCACTAGAGGAGGAAGCTATATGA